The Bacillus mesophilus genome segment TAGTATCAAGAATGGGGACCTGTCATCAGCTATGATAACAGGCTAGAGTAGAGGTTCGTTCGTTTCATTGATTCTTTCTAATGAGGGTATAGAGGAATGTTTATTTGCCGTAAAAGAGGTTCTCCACATTCCTCCTTTCATTTCATTTAATATTTGTTATGCTATACAGCTACTTCTTTTTTGGTACTTAAAAACTTCACACCTTCTGCGACAACTTCTGTTACATAAACCTTTGATCCTTCTTGATTTTCATATGATCTAGTTTGGATTCTGCCTGTTACTCCGATGACTGAACCCTTTTGGCAATAGTTTGCTGTGTTTTCAGCATTCTTCTGCCATAGTGTGCAGTTTAGGAAATCTGTATCATAATCTCCTTGTTGGTTCTTAAAATTGCGATTAACGGCTAGTGTAATCGATGTGACCGCCTTTCCATCCTCTAAGTACTTTAATTCTGGACTTTTCACGAGTCTTCCTACTAATATCACCTTATTGATCATCTGATCGCCTCCTCATCGCTATCATAATTCAGGTTGATTCATTGGTAAAATCAGTAAATTCTGTCATTGAAAATAGATTTGGTTCAAAAAATATCATTTTCTACTTAGTGAAAATTAAATTTTCGTAACATGATTGATCCCAAAAATAAAAATCTACTAGATTTGACAATTTTTTTCGACATGTGGAAGAGTGAAATAGGAATAACGATTTTCATAGCCTATACATAAACCTTGTAATGCTTTAATTGGTTGTATGGGCTCATCATTGGATTGTTTCTGTGGGTTACTTTTGGAGTAGCAAATAACAGAGGGACCAGATTTATGGAAGAGTATGGTTGCACTCACACCGCAATCACCCTTTTTAGATAAATAGACAAGCTCAATGGATGGTGCCTTCATAGGTTGATAGCTACGCACAGACTCCTTAACATGAGGTAGATCTTCCTTTGCCAGTATTCTAGCTGATTGAAAGACTGCTTGATTAAATCTCATAGAGGCATCACCCTGCGAATCCTGATTACTTAGCTGCAAGTGCACGGGACCCTTTTGTTCATTTCGATTGTTAGAAAGACCAAAAACTCGTATATCAGATAGATAGTAATCCTCCACTAAGCGCCTCCTTAACTTTTTTGGGGTAGAACTGGATGTGGGAATTTTGGCGTCATCCAGTTCTTTTAAATTGATTATGCTCTTGAATGCTCAGGAGGTAATGGATCAGCAGATTGTGTAAAAGAGACACCTGAAAATCCTACAATAACTGTAAAAGCTATAATTGCACCTAATAACCATTTCTTCATATTTAACATCCTCCTTTCTGATTTATAAAAATATCATAACTCAAATAAAAAAATGGTTCTTTCGGCAATTTTTTAGGTTATTATGGGTTTATCTACATTTTTCTCAATTTTTCAACAATTCCTATGCAATTTATTATGAGTTCGAATATTTCTAAGGAGAGATATGAATGGCATTTAAACCTGACTTTAATAAGATTGGTCCTGCGATTAAAGATTTAAGAAAATTAAAGGGATTAACTCAAAAGGCTTTGTGTGACAATGGAGACATCATAAGTCAGGCACAATTAAGTAGAATCGAAAATGGGTATACATATGGTCTATGGGACAAAATATTTTTGATTGCAGAGA includes the following:
- the ssb gene encoding single-stranded DNA-binding protein, whose protein sequence is MINKVILVGRLVKSPELKYLEDGKAVTSITLAVNRNFKNQQGDYDTDFLNCTLWQKNAENTANYCQKGSVIGVTGRIQTRSYENQEGSKVYVTEVVAEGVKFLSTKKEVAV